One Peromyscus leucopus breed LL Stock chromosome 6, UCI_PerLeu_2.1, whole genome shotgun sequence genomic region harbors:
- the LOC114697554 gene encoding 60S acidic ribosomal protein P0-like codes for MPREDRATWKSNYFLKIVQLLDDYPKCFTVGADNVGSKQMQQIRMSLRGKAVVLMGKNTMMRKAIRGHLENNPALEKLLPHIRGNVGFVFTKEELTEIRDMLLVSKVPAAARAGAIAPCEVTVLAQNTGLGPEKTSFFQALGITTKISRGTIEILSDVQLIKTGDKVGASEATLLNMLNVSPFSFRLIIQQVFDYGSIYNPEVLDIPEQTLHTRFLEGVRNVASVCLQIGYPTVASVPHSIINGYKRVLALSVETEYTFPLAEKVKAFLADPSAFTAAAPVAATTTAAPAAAAAATAAPAAAAAAPAKVEAKEELEESDEDMEFGLFD; via the coding sequence ATGCCCAGGGAAGACAGGGCGACCTGGAAGTCCAACTACTTCCTTAAGATCGTCCAACTTTTGGATGATTACCCAAAATGCTTCACTGTGGGAGCAGACAATGTGGGCTCCAAGCAGATGCAGCAGATCCGCATGTCCCTGCGAGGGAAGGCTGTGGTGCTGATGGGCAAGAACACCATGATGCGCAAGGCCATCCGGGGGCACCTGGAGAACAACCCAGCTCTGGAGAAACTGTTACCTCACATCCGGGGTAATGTGGGCTTTGTGTTCACCAAGGAGGAACTCACTGAGATTAGGGACATGCTGCTGGTCAGTAAGGTGCCGGCTGCTGCCCGTGCTGGTGCCATTGCCCCGTGTGAGGTCACTGTGCTAGCCCAGAACACTGGTCTGGGGCCTGAGAAGACCTCCTTCTTCCAGGCTTTAGGCATCACCACTAAAATCTCCAGGGGCACCATTGAAATTCTGAGTGATGTGCAGCTGATAAAAACTGGAGACAAAGTAGGTGCCAGTGAAGCCACACTGCTGAACATGCTCAACGTCTCGCCCTTCTCCTTCCGGCTGATCATCCAGCAGGTGTTCGACTACGGCAGCATTTACAACCCGGAAGTGCTCGACATCCCAGAGCAGACTCTGCACACCCGCTTCCTGGAGGGCGTCCGAAATGTTGCCAGTGTTTGTCTGCAGATTGGTTACCCGACTGTTGCCTCAGTGCCGCACTCTATCATCAATGGGTACAAGCGGGTTCTGGCTTTGTCTGTGGAGACTGAGTACACCTTCCCACTTGCTGAAAAGGTCAAGGCCTTCTTGGCTGATCCATCTGCCTTCACGGCTGCTGCCCCTGtggccgccaccaccactgctgctcctgctgctgctgctgcagccactgctgctcctgctgctgctgctgcagctccaGCCAAGGTTGAAGCCAAGGAAGAGTTGGAGGAATCAGATGAGGATATGGAATTTGGTCTCTTTGACTAA